The sequence GCATTGGGTGAGAGGGGCGCGGGTGGCGCGCTCCAGGACGGCCTGTGCCGCGTGGCGGGCGAGCTCGCCGAACCGGTCGTCGCCGGTGGTCTGCCACAGCCGGAGCAGGAAGGAGCCGATGCCGGCCGAGCCGTGGCACCAGTACGGGGCCGTGGGCGCGTCCGTGGCCTGGGCCGGCCACTGGGCCGCCTCGCCGACCATCACGACGTTGGCCGCCATGTACTCCCCTGCGGCGACGGCCAGGTCCAGGTGTTCCTGGCGCTTCGACACGGCCGCTGCGGCGAGGAGGAAGCAACCGATGCCGGCCGTTCCGTGCGCGAAGCCGAGGTAGCGTTTGCCGGCCTCCTTGGAAACCGCCTCCGCGGGAACGGGCCAGCTCACGCCGGACGGCTCGTACCGAGCGGCGGCGGCCAACCGGTCGGCCGCGTCGACGACGAGTTCGGCGAAGCGCTGGTCGCCGGTGCGCTGCCACAGGTGGGCGGCGGCGAGTCCGCTGCCCGCGGAGCCGTGGGTGATGTCGTGGCTGGCCGTCGGCTCCTGCGGGGCCAGGGCCAGGGCCGTCGCGTGGCCCATGAGGGCCTCGTCGCCGATGGCACGTCCTGCGTCGTAGAGCGCCCAGGCGGTGCCGCGGCCGCCGAAGTGCAGGCCGGGACGTATGGAACGGGTGTCGGTGCGGGCCGTGATCCAGTGGCCGGCGGCGGAGATCAGCTCCGGCAGGCGCGAGTCGCGGGTGAGCTCGAAGTACCGTGCGAGGACGGCCAGGACCCCGGCCGCGCCCTGCTGCACCGTACAGGGGTCGGCTTCCCCCGCCATGGTGGACACGGGCCACAGCCGCCCCGCGTCCTGCGGGGTCATGGATTCGACGAGGTGGTCCACCGTCCCCGCGACCACCTCCTCCGTCGTGTCGTGCCACGGCTCCGTGCGCGCCGGGGCGGAGGCGGGGCGGTTCGGGAACGCCCGCTTCGTGCGGCGCAGGGCTGTGCTCGCCTTGGCCGGGTCCCATCGATCGGCCGGATCGTCCCTCATCAGCCCGAGGAGAATCTCGCCCAGGCCGTCGGGGAGCGGGAGTGCACCGTCGCACGCGGCCAGCCACTCGGCGAGCCGCTGCTCGGGGGCCCTGGTGGCAGGCTCCTCGGGCAGCAGGTGCGGGACCATGCCGATGAGGACGAAGCACAGGGTGGCGCCGAGGCTGTAGTAGTCGGCCGTCGCGGAGACGGGCGCGTCCGTCAGGCGTTCCGGGGCGCTGAAGCCGGGGGTTCCGACCTTCGTCGGCAGGGCTTCTTCTTCGTCGTCGTCGAGGACGGCGAGCTCCAGGTCGATGAGGCGCAACGCACCGTCCGGCCGCACCATGATGTTCCCGGGCGTGAAGTCCCTCAGGACGCAACCGTGGGCGTGGGCCGATGCCATGAGATCCACGAGGCGGCCGGCCTGCGCGAGGGCGTCGGCGCGGTACCGCTCGCTTCCGACATCGCGGAAGTGCTCGGCGACCCAGTTGCGCAGGGAGATGCCCGGGATTTCCTCCTGAGCCAGGAACAGGTGTCCGCCATGCTCGAACATGGCCAGCAGTTCCGGTGTCAGACCCGTGCCGTGGAGCTTCTCCAGCGTTCGGGCCTCGGCGCGCAGCCAGTCGCGGACATCGCGGCCGGATGCGTCGGCATCGACGTGCGGCCGGGCCTCCTTGATGACGACGGGTGCGCCCGTGGTGACGTCCGAACCCCGGTAGACGCCGCCCTTGTTCGTGTGGCGGATCGCCTCCCGTACCGAGAAGCGACCACCCAGCAGCACCGGTCCGCTCGGCGACTTCTCGGCACGCGGTGGAAGCGGTACCGAAGGGGGGAAGGGACTGACCGCCCAGGAGGGCGGAGAGTATCGACCGAGGCGCTCGTCTTCCACGGGGTTGCCCTCAGGGTCCTCGATGTACCACACCATCAGTCCGTCCTCGGCCAGCCGCCGCCGGGCGACGAACGCGCCGTAGCGGTAGTGCACCAGGCTGTCCGCCGCGTAAGGCTGGTCCGACAGGATCCGGGGGCCGGCCAGCCCCTGTGTCGCCTTGTGCAGCTCCAGAGCGATGCGGGCCGCATCGGTGTCCGAGTTCGGATATACGGTGATGAACTTGCCCGCGCTCCCCCGTGGCGTGCCGCGGGAGTTGAGCGCGCTGACCTTCGACAGGTACCGGGCGAACTTGAACGCCGACTCCTCCCGTAGCAGCACGTCCAGAGCCTTGGCGAGGACTGTCGGTGCGGACGCGGACGTCGCCGAAACGTGTAGCTTCCAGCCCTGCTTGCGCGGTGTGGCGGACGGGGGCGTGAGGCGGCACCACGTCTCGTCCACTTCGGTGGTCCAAAGCGCGCCCTCGGTGGTGGCGTCCAGCGCCTGACGGAGCAGATCTTCGAGGTCGACTTCGGTCGCGTGGCTTGTCATGCCCGTCCCTCTCGATGGTGAGGACCGCCGACTTGAATATGCCTTGGGTAAGAAAGAACGTTATATTTCGCGCCCGGCCGGCGTCAGTCGTTGCGGCGAGCGCATGGGGTTGTTGCATTACCGACTTGCGCACACCAGCGCAGGAGGAGGGCGAAGAGGGAGTGTGAAGGGTCGGAAATCCTCCACATGTCTGCCCGCGAGCACCACTGACGTGACCGACACACCTTGCGCAACTGGCACACCTGCTGTATCCGGGCAACGGGAGTGACTGGAGGGAATGGAGTCGACCGATCCGATCAGAA comes from Streptomyces virginiae and encodes:
- the lanL gene encoding class IV lanthionine synthetase LanL; the encoded protein is MTSHATEVDLEDLLRQALDATTEGALWTTEVDETWCRLTPPSATPRKQGWKLHVSATSASAPTVLAKALDVLLREESAFKFARYLSKVSALNSRGTPRGSAGKFITVYPNSDTDAARIALELHKATQGLAGPRILSDQPYAADSLVHYRYGAFVARRRLAEDGLMVWYIEDPEGNPVEDERLGRYSPPSWAVSPFPPSVPLPPRAEKSPSGPVLLGGRFSVREAIRHTNKGGVYRGSDVTTGAPVVIKEARPHVDADASGRDVRDWLRAEARTLEKLHGTGLTPELLAMFEHGGHLFLAQEEIPGISLRNWVAEHFRDVGSERYRADALAQAGRLVDLMASAHAHGCVLRDFTPGNIMVRPDGALRLIDLELAVLDDDEEEALPTKVGTPGFSAPERLTDAPVSATADYYSLGATLCFVLIGMVPHLLPEEPATRAPEQRLAEWLAACDGALPLPDGLGEILLGLMRDDPADRWDPAKASTALRRTKRAFPNRPASAPARTEPWHDTTEEVVAGTVDHLVESMTPQDAGRLWPVSTMAGEADPCTVQQGAAGVLAVLARYFELTRDSRLPELISAAGHWITARTDTRSIRPGLHFGGRGTAWALYDAGRAIGDEALMGHATALALAPQEPTASHDITHGSAGSGLAAAHLWQRTGDQRFAELVVDAADRLAAAARYEPSGVSWPVPAEAVSKEAGKRYLGFAHGTAGIGCFLLAAAAVSKRQEHLDLAVAAGEYMAANVVMVGEAAQWPAQATDAPTAPYWCHGSAGIGSFLLRLWQTTGDDRFGELARHAAQAVLERATRAPLTQCHGLAGNGDFLLDMATATGRPVYRAMAADLARLIVSERAHRDSHVVFPNEYGDVSTSWSDGSAGILAFLLRIRHMDPRHWMIQQPG